The following are from one region of the Euleptes europaea isolate rEulEur1 chromosome 11, rEulEur1.hap1, whole genome shotgun sequence genome:
- the LOC130484771 gene encoding cytochrome c oxidase assembly protein COX18, mitochondrial — translation MKRALGAGCGKLTNQSTGSCSELLCSKGARRFLPLGCRIQHGTSGQGTSETRPEGPSAAAGMLLLGAAAARGLPRRPGAARGGCRGLSAPAPPGGWGWGCYEALSASAPVAWAEAGLAGLQAASGLPWWASVVAASALLRTGLTLPLAAQQARVLAKLENLQPELGGLARRLRQEVSACAQQRGWSEAAARFHFKKNLKRIVSELYVRDNCHPFKASLLIWIQVPVWVFVSIALRNFSIGRAASATGFLIQKQLSMGGTLWFMDLTAPDHTLILPITLGLLNLLIVEIFVLQKTRLSRFQKYTTHFFRGMSVLMVPIAASVPSAMALYWVSSSFMGLSHNLLLRSPAFRRLCRIPRTKSDSDTPYRDIVAAFSAKYFLK, via the exons ATGAAGCGTGCCCTTGGAGCAGGCTGTGGCAAGCTGACCAATCAGAGCACCGGGAGTTGCTCCGAGCTGCTTTGCTCCAAA GGGGCGCGCCGCTTCCTTCCCCTCGGCTGCCGGATCCAGCACGGAACTTCCGGCCAGGGTACCAGCGAGACGAGGCCAGAAGGGCCCTCTGCCGCCGCAGGGATGCTGTTGCTAGGCGCTGCTGCGGCGCGGGGGCTGCCGCGGCGTCCCGGCGCGGCCCGCGGGGGTTGCCGCGGCCTGAGTGCGCCTGCGCCGccgggggggtggggctggggctgctACGAGGCCTTGTCGGCGTCGGCGCCCGTGGCGTGGGCCGAGGCGGGGCTGGCGGGGCTGCAGGCCGCCTCGGGGCTGCCCTGGTGGGCCAGCGTGGTCGCCGCCAGCGCCCTCCTCCGCACAGGCCTCACCCTCCCGCTCGCCGCCCAACAGGCCCGCGTCCTCGCCAAG CTGGAGAACCTGCAGCCGGAGCTCGGGGGCCTGGCGCGGAGGCTCCGCCAGGAGGTGTCGGCCTGTGCCCAGCAGCGCGGCTGGTCCGAGGCGGCCGCCAG GTTCCATTTCAAGAAGAATCTGAAAAGGATTGTCTCAGAGTTATACGTTCGAGATAACTGTCACCCTTTTAAGGCCAGCTTGCTGATATGGATACAGGTTCCAGTGTGGGTCTTTGTTTCCATCGCTTTGCGTAACTTCAGCATTGGTAGGGCAGCTTCTG CAACAGGGTTTCTGATTCAGAAACAGCTTTCCATGGGAGGTACCCTCTGGTTTATGGACCTCACTGCACCTGATCATACTCTGATTTTGCCCATCACTCTTGGACTCCTGAATCTGTTGATAGTGGAA ATTTTTGTCTTGCAAAAAACCAGGCTGTCCAGGTTTCAGAAGTATACCACTCACTTCTTTCGAGGGATGTCTGTACTTATGGTCCCTATTGCTGCAAGTGTACCATCA GCCATGGCTTTGTACTGGGTGTCCTCAAGCTTCATGGGACTTTCACACAACCTTCTGCTCCGCTCTCCTGCTTTCCGCAGACTTTGCCGCATACCTCGGACCAAGTCTGATTCAGACACTCCTTACAGAGACATTGTTGCTGCCTTCAGTGCTAAGTATTTCTTGAAGTGA